From Halorubrum salinarum, the proteins below share one genomic window:
- a CDS encoding PAS domain-containing sensor histidine kinase, whose translation MSASEPYGLLLDQAQDKVALLSVDGEYTYVNAAAEEILGFEPDELVGTNAFGYVHPDDRAAVRRTFEGAIRTDDFTEVTAEYRHRAKDGSWVWLESRMSNLTDGELGGFVVSSRDITDRVAAEREREEATAHLREIAAVSSDVLWMFDADWSELLFANPAYEEMYGGSLDELRGDPATFLDAIHPEDRPAVKEAMERLSAGESVDMEYRVNAAEDYKRWVWVQGEPIVEDGEVVRITGFTKDVTDRRRRERQLVVMDNLLRHNLRNDLNIVLGKAEELEDEVPGSAEHTAVIRRVGESLLDTAQKEREVIELITDQRGTDAIDLRSVVEEAVETVGERYPEGSIAVDGLDAVVVDGGCELRSAVIELLENPFQHSDDGSPAVTVRLRSTEEGAELVVEDDLPPIPAVEADVLTGDHDMSHVYHSSGLGFWLVYWSVELSNGSVSVEVGTGGDERGNRITVSLPRAAE comes from the coding sequence ATGAGTGCCTCCGAGCCGTACGGGCTACTGCTCGACCAGGCGCAGGACAAGGTCGCCCTGTTGAGCGTCGACGGCGAGTACACGTACGTCAACGCGGCCGCGGAGGAGATCCTCGGGTTCGAGCCGGACGAGCTCGTTGGAACGAACGCCTTCGGGTACGTCCACCCCGACGACCGGGCGGCCGTGCGGCGCACCTTCGAGGGGGCGATCCGGACCGACGATTTCACCGAGGTCACGGCGGAGTACCGCCACCGGGCCAAAGACGGCTCGTGGGTGTGGCTGGAGAGCCGGATGTCGAACCTCACCGACGGGGAGCTCGGCGGGTTCGTCGTCAGTTCGCGGGACATCACCGACCGCGTGGCGGCCGAGCGCGAGCGCGAGGAGGCGACCGCGCACCTCCGGGAGATCGCCGCGGTCTCCAGCGACGTGCTCTGGATGTTCGACGCCGACTGGTCGGAGCTGCTCTTCGCGAACCCGGCGTACGAGGAGATGTACGGCGGCTCGCTCGACGAGCTCCGCGGCGACCCCGCGACGTTCCTCGACGCGATCCACCCCGAGGACCGCCCGGCCGTGAAGGAGGCGATGGAACGGCTCTCCGCGGGCGAATCGGTCGACATGGAGTACCGCGTGAACGCCGCGGAGGACTACAAGCGGTGGGTCTGGGTTCAGGGCGAGCCAATCGTCGAGGACGGCGAGGTCGTCCGGATCACGGGGTTCACGAAGGACGTCACGGACCGGCGGCGCCGCGAGCGCCAGCTCGTCGTGATGGACAACCTCCTCCGGCACAACCTCCGGAACGACCTCAACATCGTCCTCGGGAAGGCCGAGGAGCTCGAAGACGAGGTCCCCGGGTCGGCGGAGCACACGGCGGTGATCCGGCGGGTCGGCGAGAGCCTCCTCGACACCGCACAGAAGGAGCGGGAGGTGATCGAGCTCATCACCGACCAGCGGGGGACCGACGCGATCGACCTCCGGAGCGTGGTCGAGGAGGCCGTCGAGACCGTCGGCGAGCGGTACCCGGAGGGGTCGATCGCGGTCGACGGGCTCGACGCCGTCGTCGTCGACGGGGGCTGCGAGCTCCGCTCGGCGGTGATCGAGCTCCTGGAGAACCCGTTCCAGCACAGCGACGACGGGAGTCCGGCGGTGACGGTGCGCCTCCGCAGTACCGAGGAGGGAGCCGAGCTCGTCGTCGAGGACGACCTGCCGCCCATCCCGGCGGTCGAGGCCGACGTGCTCACCGGCGACCACGACATGAGCCACGTGTACCACAGCAGCGGGCTCGGGTTCTGGCTCGTCTACTGGAGCGTGGAGCTGTCGAACGGGAGCGTGTCGGTCGAGGTCGGCACGGGGGGCGACGAGCGGGGCAACCGGATCACGGTGTCGCTGCCGCGCGCGGCGGAGTGA
- a CDS encoding aldo/keto reductase, with amino-acid sequence MPVLGLGTWENDEPAQCTESVANALDAGYRHVDTAQIYGNEAAVGEGIAASDVDREDVFLASKVWIDNLAPEDVAASTRESLDKLGVDSVDLMYVHWPAGEYEPAETLPAFAELRDDGLIDRIGVSNFEPEHLDAAADALGEAPFANQVEMHPLLRQEELREYADANGVELVAYSPLARGEVLDDPAIVDIAEKHGVSAAQVSLAWLRESGVTAIPKATGIDHIRDNLASVDLDLDDEDVAAIDDLGRTDRQLNPDFGPDW; translated from the coding sequence ATGCCCGTCCTCGGGCTCGGCACGTGGGAGAACGACGAGCCCGCCCAGTGCACCGAGTCGGTCGCGAACGCGCTCGACGCCGGCTACCGCCACGTCGACACCGCCCAGATCTACGGCAACGAGGCGGCCGTCGGCGAGGGGATCGCGGCGAGCGACGTCGACCGCGAGGACGTCTTCCTCGCGTCGAAGGTGTGGATCGACAACCTCGCACCCGAGGACGTGGCGGCGTCGACCCGCGAGAGCCTCGACAAGCTCGGCGTCGACTCGGTCGACCTCATGTACGTCCACTGGCCGGCCGGGGAGTACGAGCCCGCGGAGACGCTGCCGGCGTTCGCCGAGCTGCGCGACGACGGCCTGATCGACCGCATCGGCGTCTCCAACTTCGAGCCGGAACACCTCGACGCCGCGGCGGACGCGCTCGGCGAGGCGCCGTTCGCGAACCAGGTCGAGATGCACCCGCTGCTCCGCCAGGAGGAGCTCCGCGAGTACGCCGACGCCAACGGGGTGGAGCTGGTCGCCTACTCGCCGCTCGCGCGCGGCGAGGTCCTCGACGACCCGGCGATCGTCGACATCGCCGAGAAGCACGGCGTCAGCGCGGCGCAGGTGAGCCTCGCGTGGCTCCGCGAGTCCGGCGTCACGGCCATCCCGAAGGCGACCGGGATCGACCACATCCGCGACAACCTCGCCAGCGTCGACCTCGACCTCGACGACGAGGACGTCGCGGCGATCGACGACCTCGGCCGCACCGACCGCCAGCTCAACCCCGACTTCGGGCCGGACTGGTAA
- a CDS encoding heavy metal translocating P-type ATPase, with protein sequence MSATDDAADARDDPAGCTLCELPTEGVDVTDEAGNRFCCTGCRDVFGALGDADVDADAVRERRGDREGDAGGEADGAGERDLPDGHEATFLEVDGMHCATCEAFIEAVATDADGVSGASASYVTDTVRIDHDPDAVTIDDLTETVSGLGYSAYARDDAFSRRQASNMATARLAAGVLVGMAVMLQYIVLIYPTYFAFPFYDERTLTYLNEAMASTSGTYFFIVIGVLTTIVLFFTGKPILRGAYVSAKTRSPNMDLLVAIAAVSAYLYSTLAVIFVESPSIYYDVTVAIVVIVTVGNHYEDSVKDRATELLSEVTAVQVEDARRLTGDGEAESVAVDALEPGDRVLVRAGERVPVDGEAVDGDAAVDESVVTGESLPVRKVAGDAVVGGSVVADGSLTVAVGPDATSSLDRVAELVYDLQSGNHGVQKLADRLATVFVPAVLVIAAVAAGASLALGGAPTDAMLVGLTVLIVSCPCALGLATPLAVAAGIRDALERNIVVFDDTVFERIRDADTVVFDKTGTLTTGEMRLIEREVDDDLLRLAAALESRSAHPVGQAIAAARSAADAAETGPGEAGDEGATPAVADGGAAAAAGEPEEGGDGPAVESSESHARGVSGVVDGVEVVVGHPDLFDERGWTVPDAIRAAVADARDVGRVPVAVGRDGAAEGFVVVGDELREGWAETVTALDESGVEVIVLTGDDERAATVFAEHDAVSSVFAGVPPEGKAEAVGRLKERGVTVMVGDGTNDAPALAAADLGIALGGGTAMAADAADVAIVDDELGSVATVFELARAAGRRVKGNIGWAFCYNAVAIPLAATGLLNPLFAAVAMGASSLLVVTNSSRALLSDD encoded by the coding sequence ATGAGCGCGACCGACGACGCCGCGGACGCGCGCGACGACCCCGCCGGCTGTACCCTCTGCGAGCTCCCGACAGAGGGGGTCGACGTGACCGACGAAGCGGGGAACCGCTTCTGCTGTACCGGCTGCCGGGACGTGTTCGGCGCCCTCGGCGACGCCGACGTAGACGCCGACGCGGTCCGCGAGCGGCGAGGGGACCGCGAGGGCGACGCGGGCGGCGAGGCGGACGGCGCCGGCGAGCGCGACCTCCCCGACGGCCACGAGGCGACGTTCCTCGAGGTCGACGGGATGCACTGCGCGACCTGCGAGGCGTTCATCGAGGCGGTGGCGACCGACGCCGACGGCGTCAGCGGCGCGAGCGCGAGCTACGTCACCGACACGGTCCGGATCGACCACGACCCGGACGCCGTCACGATCGACGACCTCACCGAGACGGTGAGCGGGCTCGGGTACAGCGCGTACGCCCGCGACGACGCCTTCTCCAGGCGGCAGGCGAGCAACATGGCGACGGCGCGGCTCGCGGCGGGCGTCCTCGTCGGGATGGCGGTGATGCTGCAGTACATCGTCCTCATCTACCCGACGTACTTCGCGTTCCCGTTCTACGACGAGCGCACGCTGACGTACCTCAACGAGGCGATGGCCTCGACCTCGGGCACGTACTTCTTCATCGTCATCGGCGTCCTCACCACCATCGTCCTCTTCTTCACCGGGAAGCCGATCCTCCGGGGCGCGTACGTCAGCGCGAAGACGCGCTCGCCGAACATGGACCTCCTCGTCGCCATCGCCGCGGTGAGCGCGTACCTCTACAGCACGCTCGCGGTGATCTTCGTCGAGTCGCCCTCGATATACTACGACGTGACCGTCGCCATCGTCGTCATCGTCACGGTCGGGAACCACTACGAGGACTCGGTGAAGGACCGGGCGACGGAACTGCTCTCCGAGGTCACCGCGGTCCAGGTCGAGGACGCCCGGCGGCTGACCGGCGACGGCGAGGCGGAGTCGGTCGCCGTCGACGCGCTCGAACCGGGCGACCGAGTCCTCGTGCGCGCCGGCGAGCGCGTCCCCGTGGACGGCGAGGCGGTCGACGGCGACGCCGCGGTCGACGAGTCGGTCGTCACCGGCGAGTCGCTCCCGGTCCGGAAGGTCGCCGGCGACGCGGTCGTCGGCGGCTCGGTGGTCGCCGACGGCTCGCTCACGGTCGCGGTCGGGCCGGACGCGACATCCAGCCTCGACCGCGTCGCCGAGCTCGTCTACGACCTCCAGAGCGGGAACCACGGCGTCCAGAAGCTCGCGGACCGGCTCGCGACCGTGTTCGTCCCGGCGGTCCTCGTCATCGCCGCCGTCGCCGCCGGGGCGTCGCTCGCGCTCGGCGGCGCCCCCACCGACGCGATGCTCGTCGGGCTGACGGTGCTCATCGTCTCGTGTCCCTGCGCGCTCGGACTGGCGACCCCGCTCGCGGTCGCCGCCGGGATCCGCGACGCCCTCGAACGCAACATCGTCGTCTTCGACGACACCGTCTTCGAGCGGATCCGCGACGCGGACACGGTCGTCTTCGACAAGACCGGGACCCTGACGACCGGCGAGATGCGGCTGATCGAGCGCGAGGTCGACGACGACCTGCTCCGCCTCGCGGCCGCCCTCGAATCGCGGTCCGCGCACCCGGTCGGGCAGGCCATCGCGGCGGCGCGCTCCGCGGCGGACGCGGCCGAGACCGGGCCCGGCGAGGCGGGCGACGAGGGCGCGACGCCGGCGGTCGCCGACGGCGGGGCCGCGGCGGCGGCGGGCGAGCCCGAGGAGGGCGGCGACGGCCCCGCGGTCGAGTCCTCCGAGAGCCACGCCCGCGGCGTCTCCGGCGTCGTCGACGGCGTCGAGGTCGTCGTCGGCCACCCGGACCTCTTCGACGAGCGGGGCTGGACCGTCCCCGACGCGATCCGCGCGGCGGTCGCCGACGCGCGCGACGTGGGCCGCGTCCCGGTCGCGGTCGGCCGCGACGGCGCGGCCGAGGGGTTCGTCGTGGTCGGCGACGAGCTGCGCGAGGGCTGGGCGGAGACGGTGACGGCGCTCGACGAGTCGGGCGTCGAGGTGATCGTCCTCACCGGCGACGACGAGCGCGCGGCGACCGTGTTCGCCGAGCACGACGCGGTCTCGTCGGTGTTCGCCGGCGTCCCGCCGGAGGGGAAGGCCGAGGCCGTCGGGCGGCTGAAGGAGCGCGGCGTCACCGTGATGGTCGGCGACGGGACGAACGACGCGCCGGCGCTGGCCGCGGCCGACCTCGGGATCGCGCTCGGCGGCGGTACCGCGATGGCGGCCGACGCCGCCGACGTGGCGATCGTCGACGACGAGCTCGGCTCCGTGGCGACCGTCTTCGAGCTCGCGCGGGCGGCGGGCCGACGCGTGAAGGGGAACATCGGCTGGGCGTTCTGCTACAACGCGGTCGCGATCCCGCTGGCGGCGACCGGCCTGCTGAACCCCCTCTTCGCCGCCGTCGCGATGGGCGCGTCGAGCCTGCTCGTGGTGACGAACTCCTCCCGGGCGCTGCTGTCGGACGACTGA
- a CDS encoding sulfite exporter TauE/SafE family protein, with the protein MALSPLLGTDVLLFAAIGLLGGAHCIGMCGPLVTVYASRMDADGGRTDGGEPGAAGVAGAETGRGGHLTTYEVRQHALFNLGRAASYAAIGALLGALGGAVLVTTATLTGAATAVRGGVGLLVGAAVIAVGVRYLLGGATGGVHLPGLERVTGWLTGHVDRLANGPGIVALGAVHGLLPCPILYPAYLYALASGSAVAGGVALGALGLGTIPAVFAYGTLIESVDPVHRRRIHRLLGVAFVALGYVLFAHGLMSVGIRVPHPRLPFWNPLDAGMGGM; encoded by the coding sequence ATGGCCCTCTCGCCGCTCCTCGGGACGGACGTGCTGCTGTTCGCCGCCATCGGGCTGCTCGGCGGAGCCCACTGTATCGGCATGTGCGGCCCGCTCGTCACCGTCTACGCCAGCCGGATGGACGCCGACGGCGGGCGGACCGACGGCGGCGAGCCGGGCGCGGCCGGCGTCGCCGGCGCGGAGACCGGCCGCGGGGGCCACCTGACCACCTACGAGGTGCGCCAGCACGCGCTGTTCAACCTCGGGCGGGCCGCGAGCTACGCGGCGATCGGAGCCCTCCTCGGCGCGCTCGGCGGCGCGGTCCTCGTCACGACGGCGACGCTGACCGGCGCCGCGACGGCGGTTCGCGGCGGGGTGGGGCTCCTCGTCGGCGCGGCCGTGATCGCCGTCGGCGTCCGGTACCTCCTCGGCGGCGCGACCGGCGGCGTCCACCTCCCCGGGCTCGAACGCGTCACGGGCTGGCTCACGGGGCACGTCGACCGGCTCGCGAACGGGCCGGGGATCGTCGCGCTCGGCGCGGTCCACGGGCTGCTCCCCTGTCCGATCCTCTACCCCGCGTACCTGTACGCCCTCGCGAGCGGCTCCGCGGTCGCGGGCGGGGTCGCGCTCGGCGCGCTCGGGCTCGGGACGATCCCAGCCGTCTTCGCGTACGGGACGCTGATCGAGAGCGTCGACCCCGTCCATCGCCGCCGGATCCACCGGCTGCTCGGCGTCGCGTTCGTCGCGCTCGGCTACGTGCTGTTCGCGCACGGGCTGATGTCGGTCGGGATCCGCGTGCCGCACCCGCGGCTCCCGTTCTGGAACCCGCTCGACGCGGGCATGGGGGGCATGTGA
- a CDS encoding plastocyanin/azurin family copper-binding protein — protein sequence MYRRRFLRRTGAAASAAAAVGLAGCAGVGGEPDYDVGMLAAAYQPREVTVSVGDTVVWENTSARAHTVTATEGGIPDGAEFFASGGFDDYDAALSAWQSDFGGRLESGDRYEHTFTVPGAYEYVCIPHREGGMFGTVVVEE from the coding sequence ATGTATCGCAGACGGTTCCTTCGCCGGACCGGCGCCGCCGCGAGCGCGGCGGCCGCCGTCGGGCTCGCCGGGTGCGCCGGCGTCGGCGGCGAGCCGGACTACGACGTCGGGATGCTCGCCGCCGCGTATCAGCCGCGGGAGGTCACGGTCTCGGTCGGCGACACCGTCGTCTGGGAGAACACGAGCGCACGGGCCCACACCGTCACCGCGACCGAGGGCGGGATCCCGGACGGCGCCGAGTTCTTCGCCTCGGGCGGCTTCGACGACTACGACGCCGCGCTGTCGGCGTGGCAGTCCGACTTCGGCGGGCGGCTGGAGAGCGGCGACCGGTACGAGCACACGTTCACCGTCCCCGGCGCCTACGAGTACGTCTGTATCCCCCACCGCGAGGGCGGCATGTTCGGCACCGTCGTCGTGGAGGAGTGA
- a CDS encoding helix-turn-helix domain-containing protein, which produces MGRRSRSSDGASADSPGTAGRPGSDGLARSGAARSGSDASRDADRSSAGGRDGAGVRVEVVVHDPSPAPVAAALPPGAVAEDVDRVRVDGTVVSQFRADRAVDAELVFDGGDEFVYRCRSRAAGQFPSDAVESLGYPVSSVTVRTAPDRVRLRLSLPAADPLGDVIDALEATGGSVRLERLTSSGGADSRSDPVVVDLGRLTERQREVVRTAQRLGYFEHPREASATEVADAMGIARATFSEHLAAAQRRVFDDLVGG; this is translated from the coding sequence ATGGGACGGCGGTCGCGGTCGTCGGACGGCGCCTCCGCCGACAGCCCCGGTACCGCCGGCCGGCCCGGTTCCGACGGCCTCGCGCGCTCGGGGGCCGCGCGGAGCGGGTCCGACGCCTCCCGAGACGCCGACCGGTCGAGCGCCGGCGGCCGCGACGGCGCCGGCGTCCGCGTCGAGGTGGTCGTCCACGACCCGAGCCCCGCGCCGGTGGCGGCGGCGCTCCCGCCGGGCGCGGTCGCGGAGGACGTCGACCGCGTCCGCGTCGACGGGACGGTCGTCTCGCAGTTCCGCGCCGACCGCGCGGTCGACGCGGAGCTCGTCTTCGACGGCGGCGACGAGTTCGTCTACCGCTGCCGCAGCCGCGCGGCGGGTCAGTTCCCGTCCGACGCCGTCGAGTCGCTCGGCTACCCCGTCTCGTCGGTCACGGTCCGCACCGCGCCGGACCGCGTCCGGCTCCGGTTGTCGCTGCCCGCGGCCGACCCGCTCGGCGACGTGATCGACGCCTTAGAGGCGACCGGCGGCTCGGTCCGGCTCGAACGGCTCACCAGCTCCGGCGGCGCCGACAGCCGGTCCGACCCGGTCGTGGTCGACCTGGGGCGGCTCACGGAGCGCCAGCGCGAGGTGGTCCGGACCGCGCAGCGGCTCGGCTACTTCGAACACCCCCGCGAGGCGAGCGCGACGGAGGTGGCCGACGCCATGGGCATCGCCCGCGCGACGTTCTCGGAGCACCTCGCTGCGGCGCAGCGCCGCGTCTTCGACGACCTCGTCGGCGGGTGA
- a CDS encoding phytoene desaturase family protein translates to MSDEPLRGASVGVVGGGVGGLSAAAYLAAGGAEVTLYERAERVGGVAGRLELDGFRFDTGPSWYLLPDLFERFFEDFGRSPDEFYDLRRLDPHYRVFWDDGDRADVPADPDAAADLFESYEQGAGAAFREYLDDAERAYDAGMDRFVLPGRSRFRDYLSLDVLAGGRELDLLSSLDERVRSYVDHPKLRQLLEYTLVFLGGSPHNTPALYQLMSHVDYGLGVYYPMGGVYEVIEAVETVARDAGADVHTGVEVTGLEPIDGGVEVELGGDRYVHDRVVCNAPPAHVERELLPEGAVPRLGDYWERRTYGPSAHLLYLGVEGELPELAHHTLALPTDWDPHFAAIFDDPAWPTGETEPVVYVNVPSRTDPSVAPDGHEAVVTLVPLAPGLDDTPDRRAALRERVLDAVDSRAGVDLRDRIVAEESACVSEFAARFDQPGGSALGLAHTMRQTGPLRPGPRVRGTDRLYYVGGSSNPGIGVPMCLLGGEHCAAAVEADAAGGPLDRLPLVGR, encoded by the coding sequence ATGAGCGACGAGCCGCTGCGCGGAGCCTCGGTTGGGGTGGTCGGCGGCGGCGTCGGCGGGCTCTCCGCCGCCGCCTACCTCGCGGCCGGAGGCGCGGAGGTGACGCTGTACGAGCGCGCCGAGCGCGTCGGGGGAGTCGCCGGTCGGCTGGAGCTGGACGGGTTCCGGTTCGACACCGGCCCGTCGTGGTACCTGCTCCCGGACCTCTTCGAGCGGTTCTTCGAGGACTTCGGCCGGTCGCCCGACGAGTTCTACGACCTGCGTCGGCTCGACCCGCACTACCGGGTGTTCTGGGACGACGGCGACCGCGCCGACGTGCCCGCCGACCCGGACGCCGCGGCCGACCTGTTCGAGTCGTACGAGCAGGGCGCGGGCGCGGCGTTCCGCGAGTACCTCGACGACGCCGAGCGGGCGTACGACGCCGGGATGGACCGGTTCGTCCTCCCCGGGCGGTCGCGGTTCCGCGACTACCTCTCGCTCGACGTCCTCGCCGGCGGTCGCGAGCTCGACCTGCTCTCCAGCCTCGACGAGCGGGTGCGGTCGTACGTCGACCATCCGAAGCTCAGACAGCTGCTGGAGTACACGCTCGTCTTCCTCGGGGGGTCGCCCCACAACACGCCGGCGCTGTACCAGCTGATGAGCCACGTCGACTATGGGCTCGGCGTCTACTACCCGATGGGCGGGGTGTACGAGGTGATCGAGGCCGTCGAGACGGTCGCCCGGGACGCCGGCGCCGACGTACACACCGGCGTGGAGGTGACGGGGCTCGAACCGATCGACGGCGGCGTCGAGGTCGAGCTCGGCGGCGACCGCTACGTCCACGACCGGGTGGTCTGTAACGCGCCGCCCGCCCACGTCGAGCGCGAGCTGCTCCCCGAGGGCGCCGTCCCGCGGCTCGGCGACTACTGGGAGCGGCGGACGTACGGCCCCTCGGCGCACCTGCTGTACCTCGGCGTCGAGGGCGAGCTGCCGGAGCTGGCGCACCACACGCTCGCGCTCCCGACGGACTGGGACCCGCACTTCGCGGCCATCTTCGACGACCCCGCGTGGCCCACCGGCGAGACGGAGCCGGTCGTGTACGTGAACGTCCCGTCGCGGACGGACCCGTCGGTCGCCCCCGACGGCCACGAGGCGGTCGTGACGCTCGTGCCGCTCGCGCCCGGGCTCGACGACACGCCGGACCGGCGGGCGGCGCTCAGGGAGCGCGTCCTCGACGCGGTGGACTCGCGGGCCGGCGTCGACCTCCGCGACCGGATCGTCGCCGAGGAGTCGGCGTGCGTCTCGGAGTTCGCGGCGCGGTTCGACCAGCCCGGCGGGAGCGCGCTCGGGCTCGCGCACACGATGCGACAGACCGGGCCGCTCCGCCCCGGACCGCGCGTCCGCGGGACCGACCGCCTCTACTACGTCGGCGGGAGCAGCAACCCGGGGATCGGCGTGCCGATGTGCCTGCTCGGCGGGGAACACTGCGCGGCCGCGGTCGAGGCGGACGCCGCCGGCGGCCCGCTCGACCGACTGCCGCTGGTCGGCCGCTGA
- a CDS encoding bacteriorhodopsin, whose amino-acid sequence MTQTEIFQFIQSNTLLSASLWVNIALAGLSILLFVYMGRNVEDPRAQLIFVATLMVPLVSISSYTGLVSGLTVSFLEMPAGHALAGAGAGPEGGVFTPWGRYLTWAFSTPMILVALGLLAGSNLSKLFTAVVADVGMCVTGLAAALTTSSLLLRWVWYGISCAFFVVVLYILLAEWAKDAEVAGTADIFNTLKVLTVVLWLGYPIFWALGAEGFAVLDVAITSWAYSGMDIIAKYLFAFLLLRWVVDNERTVADVAAGLGAASRGGAAPADD is encoded by the coding sequence ATGACGCAGACAGAGATATTCCAGTTCATTCAGAGCAACACCCTCCTGAGCGCGTCGCTCTGGGTGAACATCGCCCTCGCGGGGCTGTCGATCCTCCTGTTCGTCTACATGGGACGGAACGTGGAGGACCCGCGCGCCCAACTGATCTTCGTCGCGACGCTGATGGTACCGCTGGTGTCCATCTCCAGCTACACGGGGCTCGTCTCCGGGCTCACCGTCAGCTTCCTCGAGATGCCGGCCGGGCACGCGCTCGCCGGCGCGGGCGCCGGCCCCGAGGGCGGGGTGTTCACCCCGTGGGGTCGGTACCTCACGTGGGCGTTCTCGACGCCGATGATCCTCGTCGCGCTCGGCCTGCTCGCCGGCTCGAACCTGAGCAAGCTGTTCACCGCCGTGGTGGCCGACGTCGGGATGTGCGTCACCGGGCTGGCGGCCGCGCTCACCACGTCCTCGCTCCTGCTGCGCTGGGTCTGGTACGGCATCAGCTGCGCGTTCTTCGTCGTCGTCCTCTACATCCTGCTCGCGGAGTGGGCGAAGGACGCCGAGGTCGCCGGCACCGCCGACATCTTCAACACGCTGAAGGTGCTCACCGTCGTCCTCTGGCTCGGCTACCCCATCTTCTGGGCCCTCGGCGCCGAGGGGTTCGCCGTGCTCGACGTGGCGATCACCTCGTGGGCGTACAGCGGGATGGACATCATCGCGAAGTACCTCTTCGCGTTCCTCCTGCTGCGCTGGGTCGTCGACAACGAGCGGACGGTCGCCGATGTGGCCGCCGGTCTCGGCGCGGCCTCCCGCGGCGGCGCGGCGCCCGCCGACGACTGA
- the pth2 gene encoding peptidyl-tRNA hydrolase Pth2, whose amino-acid sequence MKQAIVARTDIGMGEGKLAAQVAHASLSAYQDASDRARKKWQGEGQKKVVLKGSSESQLFELADKADKEGLPYAVVRDAGHTQLEPGTVTALAVGPARDDSVDRVTGDLSLF is encoded by the coding sequence ATGAAACAGGCCATCGTCGCCCGGACGGACATCGGCATGGGCGAGGGGAAGCTCGCCGCGCAGGTCGCGCACGCGTCGCTGTCCGCGTACCAGGACGCGAGCGACCGGGCGCGGAAGAAGTGGCAGGGCGAGGGGCAGAAGAAGGTCGTGCTGAAGGGGAGCTCCGAGAGCCAGCTGTTCGAGCTGGCCGACAAGGCCGACAAGGAGGGGCTGCCGTACGCCGTCGTCCGGGACGCGGGCCACACCCAGCTGGAGCCGGGGACCGTCACCGCGCTCGCGGTCGGCCCCGCCCGCGACGACAGCGTCGACCGCGTGACCGGCGACCTCTCGCTGTTCTGA